A genomic segment from Spongiibacter sp. IMCC21906 encodes:
- a CDS encoding PTS sugar transporter subunit IIA produces MNFDSILSQGRTHCGTSVNSKKRLLEQVAQFISEDDSNYDQGELFNDLLARERLGSTGIGHGVAIPHCRSSRCQRITGILLKLDKAIEFESIDDQPVDLVFALIVPAEAHDEHVKVLGSLAAAFNEESFRSRLRQADSDQTLFEQAIRG; encoded by the coding sequence ATGAACTTCGATTCTATACTCAGCCAAGGACGTACCCATTGTGGTACGTCCGTTAACAGCAAAAAACGCCTTCTTGAGCAAGTGGCTCAATTTATTAGCGAAGACGACTCGAATTATGATCAAGGTGAGTTATTTAATGACTTGCTCGCCCGTGAGCGCTTGGGCAGCACCGGCATAGGTCATGGCGTTGCCATCCCCCACTGCCGCAGCAGCCGCTGCCAACGCATTACCGGCATACTGTTAAAACTCGACAAAGCTATTGAGTTTGAATCTATTGACGACCAGCCGGTAGATTTAGTGTTTGCCCTGATCGTCCCCGCCGAGGCCCACGACGAGCACGTGAAAGTGCTGGGGTCTCTCGCAGCCGCCTTTAACGAAGAAAGCTTCAGAAGCCGACTTCGCCAAGCCGACAGCGACCAAACCCTGTTTGAACAGGCCATCCGGGGCTAA
- the mgtE gene encoding magnesium transporter, producing MAASAEKHHSEEQLQALNDAIGTGGFLQIRRMINGLPPADAAHLIESTPQTVRALLWQLVDAENEGDILQYLNDEVQSQFLRQMDAEEVAAITEGLEADDIADILQQLPDRIIREVLESMDHQDRLRVEQVLSYDEDSAGGLMNTDTITVRPNITLDVALRYLRRHEQLPEMTDSLIVVNRNDQYIGVLSLRKLLVSDLNVTVREIMDTEVEPINATLPSPQVATLFQRHDWVSAPVVDDNHYLLGRITIDDVVDVIREESDHSLMSMAGLDEDEDTFAAVLTTAPRRAVWLGINLITAFIASGVINMFEGTIEKVVALAVLMPIVASMGGVAGTQTLTVVIRGMALGHISRNNSRWLINRELVVGAINGLIWAVVIAIAATLWFKDPLIGVIIAAAIVINLITAALAGALLPLAMKSLKIDPALAGGVVLTTVTDVVGFLSFLGLASYFYA from the coding sequence ATGGCTGCCAGTGCTGAAAAACACCACTCAGAAGAGCAACTCCAAGCGCTAAATGACGCAATTGGAACCGGCGGCTTTTTGCAAATTCGGCGCATGATCAATGGCCTGCCCCCCGCCGACGCCGCCCACCTTATCGAATCTACCCCGCAGACCGTCCGCGCACTGCTGTGGCAGCTGGTGGATGCCGAAAACGAAGGGGATATTCTCCAGTACCTCAACGACGAGGTGCAGAGTCAATTTTTGCGGCAGATGGATGCCGAAGAAGTCGCGGCTATTACCGAAGGCCTGGAAGCCGATGACATTGCCGACATTCTCCAGCAGCTCCCCGATCGTATTATCCGGGAAGTACTGGAGTCGATGGACCACCAAGACCGGCTCCGGGTAGAGCAAGTCCTGTCCTACGACGAGGACAGTGCCGGTGGTCTAATGAACACCGACACCATCACCGTGCGGCCCAATATTACGCTGGATGTGGCACTGCGCTATTTACGTCGCCACGAACAGCTGCCCGAAATGACGGACAGCTTAATTGTCGTAAACCGCAACGACCAATACATTGGTGTGCTGTCGCTGCGCAAACTACTCGTCTCAGACCTCAATGTCACCGTTCGAGAGATTATGGACACCGAGGTAGAGCCCATTAACGCCACCCTACCTTCACCCCAAGTCGCCACCCTTTTCCAACGTCACGACTGGGTATCGGCACCAGTGGTCGATGACAATCACTATCTACTGGGCCGAATTACCATCGATGACGTGGTGGATGTTATCCGTGAAGAGTCCGACCACTCACTGATGAGCATGGCCGGTCTGGACGAAGACGAAGACACCTTTGCCGCCGTTCTCACCACTGCACCCCGACGGGCCGTATGGCTGGGCATCAACCTGATCACCGCCTTTATCGCCTCAGGCGTCATCAATATGTTTGAAGGCACCATTGAAAAAGTGGTTGCCCTGGCTGTACTCATGCCCATTGTTGCCAGCATGGGGGGCGTCGCCGGCACCCAAACACTCACCGTCGTAATTCGCGGTATGGCATTGGGGCACATCAGTCGTAACAACAGCCGCTGGCTCATTAATCGAGAATTGGTGGTCGGCGCTATCAACGGCCTGATATGGGCCGTGGTCATCGCTATTGCGGCCACCCTATGGTTTAAAGACCCTTTAATCGGCGTCATCATCGCCGCCGCCATTGTCATCAACTTAATTACGGCGGCATTGGCCGGTGCGCTCTTGCCTCTGGCAATGAAGTCTCTCAAAATTGACCCCGCCTTGGCTGGCGGCGTGGTGCTGACAACTGTCACCGACGTAGTGGGTTTTTTGTCTTTTCTCGGCCTAGCCAGCTATTTTTACGCCTAA
- the hpf gene encoding ribosome hibernation-promoting factor, HPF/YfiA family — MQITVSGHHVDVTPALRDYVNNKLSKLQRHFDNITNSDVTLSVEKLIQKAEATVHVAGADLFATSESQDMYAAIDSLTDKLDRQLIKHKEKNLVR; from the coding sequence ATGCAAATAACTGTTAGTGGTCATCACGTAGACGTCACTCCAGCTCTCCGCGACTATGTCAATAACAAGCTCTCAAAACTTCAGAGGCATTTTGACAACATAACCAATAGCGACGTCACACTCTCTGTAGAAAAACTGATTCAAAAAGCCGAAGCCACGGTACACGTTGCCGGCGCGGATCTTTTTGCCACCAGTGAATCACAAGACATGTATGCCGCGATCGATAGCCTCACCGACAAACTGGACCGGCAACTCATAAAACACAAGGAAAAGAACCTGGTCCGTTAG
- the rapZ gene encoding RNase adapter RapZ yields the protein MQLIIISGRSGSGKSTALHQLEDEGFYAIDNLPVSLLPALVQELSQNPLKAHKQVAVCIDARNSQAELQRFKSLCEQVRQYAKLSIVFLDAAEDKLIKRFSETRRRHPLTSKALPLAEAIKLEAILLEPIVVEASLTIDSSDMTVHDLRAAIRDRILGADAAQLAIQLKSFGFKRGLPIDADLVFDLRMLPNPHWNESLRKLTGRDPEVVAFLQDEVDVQKMHDDILSYLQHWLPKIEASNRSYFTVAIGCTGGQHRSVYMAETLASSLQSQYPGLQVRHRELQL from the coding sequence ATGCAGCTGATCATCATCAGTGGGCGCTCAGGTTCGGGCAAAAGTACCGCCCTACACCAGCTGGAAGACGAAGGCTTTTACGCCATCGACAACCTCCCGGTGTCACTGTTGCCAGCACTGGTGCAAGAGCTGTCGCAAAATCCACTTAAAGCTCACAAACAGGTGGCCGTGTGTATAGATGCCCGCAACTCACAGGCCGAACTCCAACGTTTTAAAAGCCTTTGTGAGCAGGTCAGGCAATACGCCAAACTCAGCATTGTTTTTCTCGATGCCGCTGAAGATAAACTCATAAAACGGTTTAGTGAAACCCGTCGCAGACACCCTTTGACCAGCAAGGCCTTGCCCCTGGCAGAAGCCATAAAATTAGAAGCCATCTTGCTAGAGCCGATTGTGGTTGAGGCATCGCTGACCATCGACAGCAGCGACATGACCGTTCACGACCTCAGAGCCGCCATTCGAGACCGCATTCTTGGCGCCGATGCCGCGCAACTCGCCATACAGCTTAAGTCCTTTGGTTTTAAGCGCGGCTTGCCCATTGATGCCGACTTGGTATTTGATTTACGCATGCTCCCCAACCCCCACTGGAACGAGAGCCTGCGCAAGCTAACGGGTCGTGACCCAGAAGTCGTGGCATTTCTTCAAGACGAAGTAGACGTACAAAAAATGCATGACGATATTTTAAGCTATCTGCAACACTGGCTTCCTAAAATTGAAGCCAGTAATCGCAGCTACTTCACCGTAGCGATTGGTTGCACAGGCGGCCAACATCGCTCAGTATACATGGCGGAAACGCTGGCTTCGTCCCTCCAAAGCCAGTACCCCGGCCTTCAAGTTCGCCATCGCGAACTGCAACTATAG
- the lptB gene encoding LPS export ABC transporter ATP-binding protein: MPVLKASNLAKAYKGRQIIRDVSLSIRSGEIVGLLGPNGAGKTTCFYMIVGIVNADQGHITLDDKNLTAMSVHGRAKHGLGYLPQEASIFRKLSVADNILAILETRKDLNRKQRKEKLEALLQEFHITHIRDSKGMTLSGGERRRVEIARALATDPSFILLDEPFAGVDPISVNDIQQIIRHLQARGIGVLITDHNVRETLQICEKAYIVGEGRIVAEGDANTVLNSEIVREIYLGDKFTL; encoded by the coding sequence ATGCCGGTATTAAAAGCAAGCAACCTCGCCAAAGCCTACAAGGGTCGCCAAATTATTCGCGATGTCTCATTGAGTATTCGCAGCGGTGAAATCGTTGGGCTGCTAGGCCCCAATGGCGCGGGAAAAACCACCTGCTTTTATATGATTGTCGGCATCGTTAACGCCGACCAGGGCCACATTACTCTCGATGATAAAAATCTCACAGCAATGTCAGTACATGGTCGAGCAAAACACGGCCTGGGCTACCTACCGCAAGAAGCCTCAATATTTCGCAAGCTTAGCGTGGCCGATAACATTTTGGCCATTCTTGAAACCCGCAAAGACCTAAACCGCAAACAGCGAAAAGAAAAATTAGAAGCCTTGCTACAAGAGTTTCACATTACCCATATCCGCGACTCAAAAGGGATGACCCTGTCTGGGGGCGAACGCCGCCGAGTGGAAATTGCCAGAGCCCTGGCCACCGACCCCAGCTTTATTCTGCTTGATGAGCCCTTTGCCGGGGTAGACCCTATTTCGGTGAATGATATTCAACAAATCATCCGCCATCTGCAGGCACGAGGTATCGGCGTATTGATTACCGACCACAATGTTCGGGAAACCCTACAAATTTGTGAAAAAGCCTATATTGTTGGTGAAGGCCGTATCGTCGCCGAAGGCGATGCTAACACGGTGCTAAACAGCGAGATCGTGCGGGAAATTTACCTAGGTGACAAATTTACACTTTAA
- a CDS encoding RNA polymerase factor sigma-54 — protein sequence MKQSLQLKVGQQLTMTPQLQQAIRLLQLSTLDLQQEIQSALDSNPLLEISEDEGVDTESQQQNTPSKPETDSAEKTNTEAKEPTATADNDADDSWAERSDIPEDLPVDSQWDDVYQSSGSGSSTPSAIDDSDYNNDYRHGSSDSLQDHLRWQLNVSRLSEVDRLIADALIDAIDEKGRLTLSIEDLVESFNNEEAEIEEVRAVLHLIQNFDPPGVGGQDLQECLLIQLRQLHHDTPWREEAMLIVGQYMAQLGNRDYNQIMRRCRIKEEQLKDILKLIQSLNPTPGDAVGASETEYVVPDVFVSKKEGRWLVELNPDIAPKIQINAQYASMARQSSNSSDNNYIRDNLQEARWFIKSLQSRNETLMKVASKIVEYQRGFLEYGEEAMKPLVLHDIAEAVGMHESTISRVTTQKYMHTPRGIYELKFFFSSHVSTDTGGECSSTAIRALIKKLIAAENPRKPLSDSKITELLGEQGIQVARRTIAKYRESLVIPPSNERKRLV from the coding sequence ATGAAACAATCGCTCCAGCTCAAGGTTGGCCAGCAGCTGACCATGACACCACAGCTGCAACAAGCGATCCGTTTACTTCAGCTTTCTACCCTCGATTTGCAGCAAGAAATCCAATCTGCACTGGACTCGAACCCCTTACTGGAAATCAGTGAGGACGAAGGAGTAGACACCGAATCTCAGCAACAAAACACACCCTCTAAGCCAGAAACTGATTCGGCCGAAAAAACCAACACAGAAGCAAAAGAACCTACAGCCACAGCAGATAACGATGCCGACGACAGCTGGGCCGAGCGCAGTGACATTCCCGAAGACCTCCCAGTCGACAGCCAGTGGGATGACGTTTATCAAAGCAGCGGCAGTGGTAGCAGTACTCCCAGCGCCATAGACGACAGCGATTACAACAACGACTACCGCCACGGCAGCTCAGACTCTCTGCAAGACCACCTGCGGTGGCAGCTCAATGTCAGTCGCTTGTCCGAAGTCGACCGCCTTATTGCCGACGCCCTGATTGATGCCATTGATGAAAAGGGTCGCTTGACCCTATCTATAGAAGACTTAGTTGAAAGCTTTAACAACGAAGAAGCCGAAATTGAAGAAGTACGAGCCGTGCTTCATCTCATTCAAAATTTTGATCCACCTGGCGTTGGCGGCCAAGACCTACAAGAATGCCTGCTCATTCAGTTAAGGCAGCTCCACCACGACACCCCGTGGCGCGAAGAAGCCATGCTGATAGTCGGCCAATACATGGCCCAACTTGGCAATCGAGACTACAATCAAATCATGCGCCGCTGCCGCATTAAAGAAGAGCAGCTAAAAGACATTCTCAAGCTTATCCAAAGCCTCAACCCCACCCCCGGCGACGCCGTGGGTGCCAGCGAAACCGAATACGTCGTGCCTGACGTTTTTGTCAGTAAAAAAGAAGGCCGCTGGCTAGTTGAGCTCAACCCTGATATTGCCCCCAAGATTCAAATCAACGCCCAGTACGCCTCTATGGCCCGGCAGAGCAGTAACAGCAGCGATAACAACTATATTCGTGATAATTTGCAGGAAGCACGCTGGTTTATCAAAAGCCTGCAGAGTCGCAATGAAACATTGATGAAAGTGGCCAGCAAGATTGTTGAATATCAGCGTGGCTTTCTAGAGTATGGTGAAGAGGCCATGAAGCCATTGGTACTTCATGATATTGCCGAGGCAGTGGGTATGCATGAGTCAACGATCTCTCGCGTCACTACCCAAAAATACATGCATACGCCTAGAGGCATTTACGAACTGAAATTTTTCTTCTCCAGCCATGTCTCCACTGATACCGGCGGAGAATGCTCCTCGACAGCGATCCGAGCATTGATTAAAAAGCTAATCGCCGCGGAAAACCCCCGCAAACCACTCAGCGATAGCAAAATCACCGAGCTGTTAGGAGAACAAGGCATACAGGTGGCACGCCGAACCATTGCAAAATACCGAGAATCGCTAGTCATCCCCCCCTCCAACGAGCGGAAACGACTAGTTTAG
- a CDS encoding HPr family phosphocarrier protein: protein MVETKLTIINKLGLHARAAAKFVSTASAFSAKVEAEVDGRSVDGKSIMAVMMLAATKGSDITIRCDGADEQKALNAITDIINNRFDEGE, encoded by the coding sequence ATGGTTGAAACCAAGCTCACAATAATTAACAAACTTGGTCTGCACGCCCGGGCAGCCGCAAAATTCGTCAGCACGGCTTCCGCGTTTAGCGCCAAGGTAGAAGCCGAAGTAGACGGCCGCAGTGTTGACGGCAAAAGTATTATGGCGGTAATGATGCTAGCAGCCACCAAAGGCAGTGACATTACGATTCGCTGTGATGGTGCCGATGAGCAAAAAGCCCTCAATGCCATCACCGACATCATTAATAACCGCTTTGATGAAGGCGAATAA